The genomic interval TTTAGTAAAAATGGCCAATAGTCAATAACAATCCTGTATATGTGCAAAAAGAGTAAAAAGGGGCTTGGTACGGGGTTCTTCCGCTATTGAGATCCTGGAAGAGAGCTAACAAAACTCTAAAGAAGGGCATAGGCATGAAATGTCCGGAGACTTAATTACTTCCTAATTGGTTTTTTCCTGTATTTCTCACAGTATTGCCAGAAGCTCTCATACACTTCGTCAAGGATCGCAATGATCTTTTCTTTTTCTGCATTGCTAAGATTAGGCGTAATCCTTTCTTTGTCGCTACCGGGTTTTAATGCGCTACGCATCTTACGATAGAAGGTCGGAATGCTCCAGGCGCATTCTTCGCATACGCGTTCACGGAAATAGATAGGCAAGTTGATCATCCTTGAATGCACATCCTGTAGTAAATTGCTCGGATGTGTTGTCGAAGGCATTGTTTTTTTCATTTTGATTGATTTTGATTAAATGTGTTAACGATTAATTGAGAGTTTTTCATCGCTGTACTAATTATGATTGTGGTATAAGCAAATATATTTATAAACCTCTTATCCTGAAAAAATTTGCACAACTATATTTGAAAAATATTATCTCCTTTTTAATTCACTAATAAACAATTACTTATATAGTTTATTTTATGTATAGTGAAAAATATTGTCAACATTTTTACCCGGAGAAGATCGTAGACGGAATTGTTATCTGCAAATGACAGCGTTCCTGCATTATTAAGGAGATAACTATATTGTCTATATGAATTTCCAATTGTGATAATGAAATGGAAATTATTATTATATTGTATGAATTGCACACCAATGCAATCCACTGTTAGTAAAATATAGCATAATGTCCAGGTTAATCCACATGGGCCAACGCCTTAAACAAGTATTAAAGCAGAAGAAAATTAAGATAGTTGACTTTGCCGATATGGCAGGCTTCACCAACCAGATTGCGCATTATCACCTGCGTAAAAGTGATATGAAGCGGAGCACGCTCGAAAAATTTTGTGAGATTATCGGTATTACTCCCGAAGAGTTTTATGAATGGAACAGCGTTCCTTCCTCCAACGGTGAAAAAGGTAGCGAGAGCACAGTATTACATCATGGCGGCCGTCTGATGGAGCTTATCGGAGAGCGGGGCCTGAATAAAACGAGACTCGCCAAACGCCTGGGGATGAGCAGGAGAACGATGTACAATCTTTTTGAAAAAGAGATTTTCGGTGCCGAAGAACTGGACAGAGTGGTCCGTGCCCTGGAGATGACGACCAACGCATTTCTGCATCCCGGCTCTATGGAAGATTCAAGACAGGCAGAGAATGACGAAATGCTCGCACTCAGGGAGAAATACTACAAGCTGCTGGAAGAGCATAACCAGTTACTGAAAAGTTATTCTTCCCTCAAAGAAGGACTTGAAAGCGCTAAAAAAGACATTTTGCAGTTACGTAAGCAGGCCCGTTCAAAAAAAGGATAGTCGGGATATACCATATCTCTTATAAAGACACTATACACACGCATTAACCATATTCTTTTCACTTTCAATACGGTTCAGAAAGGGGTTCCCAGGTTTTTATGGTGTAATGAAATTATTATAGTTTTACGTAAAGTACTATAATGATAATGGTATTATCAAACCTTGTTGATGAACTATCTGCCCAATGCGTTTGAACCTCCGGTGTGGTACCTGGTAATGCCTGTCTGTGGCGCTACGGAAGAAGTGTTCACCGGGAAACGGTATGCCGATATCCTGGCCGCCAGGTTGAATAATGACCAGCGAAATGCACTGATAAAGGTCGAGGACTATACTTTTCTACCTTCCAGCGTACACTTAATGATCCGGGAGGTGGCGCTTTCCCTTGACATGTGGTGGCCTGCATTCATGGAGGCCGTCCTGGAAGAGCTGAATAAAAAATGGCCCGGGGGAGGTCTGTTGTGGTGCAGTTATACCTCCGAACGTATTGCGGATGAGAAAGCATTTGAACACCGGGCCTATGAGTTATTGTACCTGCCAGTATGGAAAGGTCTTGCCAGGGATCCTGAAGGCTATGCCTATAATAGTGTGAACAACAGGGCGAACATTGACCTGTAGGCTTATAGTAACAATGCGCCCACTTCCTCCCAGTTGTTGACCCTTTTAAAATCAGTTATATGAATGTTGTGCGGAGCGGTGAACATCAGCGCCTCTCCCTTGAATGGCTGCAGGTTCTTTACATGATCGTCTATCATATAGTCTGCCTGCACAATTGTCTTTGATCCGCAGAAGACAATGTTCTGCCAGCTTATAAACGGATAGAACTCTGCCAGCCATTCCAGCTTCTCGGGTAATGAATTAGGGAACTCCATTGCGGCAGATACGATGAACACCTCATGTTTATCATACAAAGCTTTGATCACTTCCTGGCTGTCTTTTATAACCGGCTTTGTTCTGAAAAAGCCCGGCTCATACAGGAATCCGCGGATCACTTCCTTGCCATGAGGGAACCCGGAGGTTTCCGGTTGTCCGTATAATGACGCTTTATCTACCTGCACGCCATAGCGTTCGGCATACCAGTTAATATACTGCTGGGTAGTATCTGCCATAACGCCGTCCATGTCTATTGCAATTCTTGCCATATTCTGCTGTTTTTTGCAAAGTTACCCATTTTACTGAAAATACATAGCATGATATTGCAGAATGTTTCATATTTTTGCAGGAAATTGCAAGATTATGCTGAAAGAAGAGCGTTTTGATTATATACTCAGGAAGTTGCAGACGGACCATAAGGTATTGCATACAGAGTTGAGTAATGATCTGCAGGTATCAGAAGATACCGTGCGGCGCGACCTGGAAGTACTGGCCCAGAACGGGTTGCTGATCAAGGTCAGGGGAGGCGCTATTCCGCATTCTCCCAATCCCTTTGCCTTCAATGAGCGTATCCTGCTCCATGAGGACGATAAAAGGGCCATTGCTACCAAGGCATTGTCCTTTTTGCATAATGGACAGACCATTATTATGGACGGTGGTACTTCTACCTATGCCCTCGTAAAATTATTTCCCCCCAGCCTGCAGCTTACCGTAGTAACACCCAGTATTCCTATTGCCATGCAGTTGATGGAGCATCCGGAAGTGGAGGTGATACTCACAGGCGGCAGGATCTTCAAGAGCTCGCAGGTGACTTCCGGACTGGATACCATCAGGATGCTGGAAAAATTACGGGCTGATATCTGCTTTATGGGAGTATGTAGTTTGCATACTGAAGTGGGAGTAACAGGACCGGATATGGATGAAGCGGCGGTGAAGAATGTAATGGTGCAGTCGGCCAATAAGGTGATTGCCCTGGTGACCAGCGATAAGATGGGAACCGCAGAACCTTATAAAGTATGTAATATAACTGCAATGGATACGATCATAACCGACGAAGCCGGCCTGGCGCTGGCTTTGCCTTACCGCCAGCTGGGAATAAATGTTATCTGACAAAAAGCCAACCTTTAGTATTTCAAAGTATTAACAAATATGGAATTGACAATCGGTCATTCGTACAAAAGAACTACACGCATTGCCGTAAGCGCCTTGTTTTTTCTGACTGGACTATGCTTTTCGAGCTGGGCCTCCAGGATTCCGGCCATACAGGAAAAGCTACACCTCTCCGAAGGAGCACTGGGTAGCATGTTACTGGCGCTGCCTATCGGGTCTATGTTATCCATGCCGGTGGCTGGCGTACTTGTAAGTAAATATGGCAGCCGCCAGGTATTGATGGTTGCCGGATTATTATACGCAGGCATATTGCCGACACTGGGCCTGACCCAGGCAAGCTGGCAGTTATTTGGTTGCCTGGTATTGTTCGGCTTTTGTGGCAACATGGCCAATATCGCGGTAAATACTCAGGCCGTGCTTGTGGAAGCCATGTACGGCCGTTCTATTATGGCCTCCTTTCACGGACTCTGGAGCCTGGGAGGTTTCGCCGGGGCATCTATCGGCTCCGTGATGGCTGCAATGGCCATAGTGCCTTACCAGCACTTCCTGTTTATCCTGGTGCTGGGCATCATTATTGTCGGCGTTGCTATCAGGTATGCCGTAACACACGATGCGCCGACCGGAGCACAAAAGCAGCCCTTACTTGCCTGGCCCGATAAGATCCTGCTGACCCTGGGAGTTATTGCCTTTTGCTCTATGATCTGCGAAGGGACAATGTTTGACTGGAGCGGTGTATATTTCAAAAAAGTTGTAGGCGCTTCAGAGAAAACTGCTGGTCTGGGTTATACAGCTTTTATGAGTACGATGGCCGCCTTCCGCTTTGTGGCCGACTGGCTGACAGTACGTTTCGGCACAAAGCGGATGTTGCAGCTGAGTGGCGCACTGACGGCAGGTGGATTGCTGATAGCGGTAACATTGCCATATTTCGTCACGGCTATATTCGGCTTCCTGCTGGTAGGTGCGGGCGTATCTTCAGTAGTGCCGCTGGTATATAGTGCAGCAGGCCGGAGTAAGCCATCTGCTCCCGGTATGGCCCTGGCGGCGGTATCTACCATAGGTTACCTGGGTTTCCTGGCCGGGCCTCCGTTGATAGGATTTGTGGCACAGGCAACAAGCCTGCGGATCTCGTTTACCATTATTGCCCTGATGGGTATGTGTATCGCTGTAATGAGCAAGAAAGTGAAAGCGTAAGTTCCGGAGCTTGTATAAAAGTCGCGTAAAGTAACTATGCCTCAGGCGGACTATATGTCAGCAGTCTGAAAAATCAACTGCGCGTAGTTTATAAAAAAGAGGAGTGTTTTAGAAAAATAGAAGGGCTGATCATTATGATCAGCCCTTTGCTTATCATGAATAAAGAGATGATTATTTTTTAACTAATTCCACCGTATAAGAGGTGTTATCGAGCCTTACCAGTGTAACCAGCTGAGGCGTCATTTCCAGTATTTTTACCTGGTAGGAATAAAAGTTATCGTATTCAATACCATTGTTGTCAACTACTATGGTCATGATCTTTGTTTCGGGGTTGAAAGACCAGCCACCTTTTTCCAGTTTGCTTACTGTCTGTGTGCCATAATTCAGTTTATCGCAGGTCGAATTGTCCATCACCACACGGGAGAGTGTAGCAGAGAATAACTCACTGTATTCATTCTGGTCTGTGAACATCAGGTCATATTTGGTTACCGCCGTTATAGCTGCAATGCCTTCAAAACAGCTCTGCTGGTTATTCAGGCAATATTGCACCTTACCGCTCTCGCAGGCAAAATGGGTACGGGATGTATCGGGAACGTAATAGTTCTGCCATACGCCATTTGCATCCGTTTTCCTGTTCACTTTCCAGCTTCCCACAAAGTCCTGGTAGTCAGCAATGCCGTTCTGGCTGTGAATACGTACATGCGCCAACACCTTGTTGCTGATATGGCCCAGTGAGTCGTATGCGGCGTAGGAAAGCGATAATGTGTCTCCTACAATATACTTGGGGAGCTTAACGATAATAGAGGAATCTACATAGTCTCCCTCACGGAAAAGGGAGTTTTGCACCTGGGGCGCCTGTCTGTAAAAACCGCGACCATTGGAATAATCCACTTCAAAATGTACGCTACTTCCAACGATGGATACATAATAGCCCTTGATCGTCGACTCATAATAACTGAAGTTTGGTTTGATAACGATGTAGCGGCCGCTGATAGCGTCTACAATGTTTTTGTTTTCAACCAGAACAGGGGTGCCGCTTGCAGTTGTTGCCGCAGGTATCATTCCCGGGGTGGAAATACCGAAGGCAACCTTTACTTTGGAGGCCAGTGCCACTCTGTCGTTCAGATAAACGGTGTCGATTTTTACCGGTTCCTCGGTGTCGCCGCCCTGGTCGTCCGAGCTCTTTTTACAGGCGTTGAATGCAAGAATGCATGCCAGTATTCCGAAAAATAGAATTTTTTTCATCAGGTATCAGGGTTTGAATTAAAGATCAGATATATAATTACTGTTATTTAAAATAGTATGATCTAATGCTCATCGTTCGTTTACAAGTGTCTTTTATGCTCTAAAGTATTGCCACCCATTTATCTCATAAGTATAATATGATTGATTAATCATATTAATATACGGCGGTATCCTTCTTCGGGATTTAGCCACACTATTCAGGAATTAAGTTTTTTCATACCGGGTAGAAAAAGCGCAATAACAGTTTCGCCATAAATATATGTGTTTTTCGGGATATGTGAGAGGTCTCCTTACAGAAACATGGAAGCGTCAGGAAATATGTGTATTAATATTATTCGTCGGGCTAAGGGCTTGTCAGTAAAGGATTTGCAGATTTGACCTTCGGAAGGCGTTAAATTTTATTGCAACAATAAACTTTGAAACCCTTAATTTTGCACGATTTTTTTGTCTGGTGAATGGTATTAAAATCAGTTAGGTTTTAAATTTTTCAATAGAATACGCAAATGCCGAAAGATTCTTCTATCAAATCTGTTCTTATTATTGGTTCTGGTCCTATTATTATTGGCCAGGCTTGTGAATTTGACTATTCCGGTTCCCAGGCAGCCCGTTCGCTGCGTGAGGAAGGTATCAGGGTAGTATTGATCAATTCCAATCCGGCTACTATCATGACTGACCCTATGATGGCCGATAAGGTATACCTGTTGCCGTTGACGGTAGAAAGTATAGAACAGATACTGGAAGAACAGCAGATCGATGCCGTACTGCCTACCATGGGTGGACAGACAGCCCTGAACCTCTGTAAAGAAGTGGATGAGCTGGGAATATGGCAGAAATACAATGTTCGCCTGATCGGTGTGGATATCAAGGCCATAGACAAGGCTGAAGACCGTGAACAGTTCCGTCAGTGGATGATCCGGCTGGGTGTGCCCGTAGCGCCGGCCAGAACTGCCAACTCCTTCCTGGAAGGAAAAGAGTTTGCACAGGAAATAGGATTCCCGCTGGTTATCCGTCCGTCCTTTACCCTGGGTGGGACCGGAGGTGGTTTCGTACACAGTAAGGATGAACTGGACGAAGCACTCCAACGTGGTTTACAGGCGTCTCCGATACATGAAGTACTCGTAGAAAAAGCGGTACTGGGATGGAAAGAGTTCGAACTGGAACTGCTGCGCGACGCCAATGATAATGTGGTGATCATTTGTACTGTAGAGAACCTGGACCCAATGGGCGTCCATACTGGTGACTCTATCACCGTGGCGCCAGCGATGACCCTGAGCGATACCGCTTTCCAGGACATGCGTAACAAGGCCCAGATGATGATGCGCGACCTCGGTAACTTTGCCGGTGGTTGTAACGTACAGTTCTCATTGAACCCTGAAAACGAAGAGCTGATCGCCATTGAGATCAACCCTCGTGTAAGCCGGTCTTCTGCACTGGCATCCAAAGCTACCGGTTATCCTATCGCGAAGATCGCTGCGAAATTGGCTATCGGTTACACACTGGATGAACTGGAAAACCAGATCACCAAAACTACTTCCGCTTTCTTTGAACCTGCGCTGGACTACGTGATCGTAAAAATGCCACGCTGGAACTTCGATAAATTTAAAGGTGCTGACCAGACACTGGGACTTCAGATGAAGTCAGTAGGTGAGGTAATGGCTATCGGCCGTACCTTCCCTGAAGCTTTGCAGAAAGCCTGCCAGAGCCTGGAGAATGATGCACTGGGTCTCGGTTACTACGGTAAGTCTGCCATGAAGAGTGAGCAGCTGCTGGAAAGACTGAAAACGCCTACCTGGGACCGTATCTTCCGTATCAAGGACGCCCTGATGGAAGGTGTTTCTGTGAAACACATCCACCAGATGACCTATATCGATAAATGGTTCCTCAACCAGATCAACGACATCGTGACCATGGAAAAGCAGCTGCAGGAACACGATCTGGAATCTGTACCTGAACAACTGCTGAAAGATGCCAAGAAAATGGGCTTCTCCGATATGCAGCTGGTACACCTGTTCGGTAACTGCGAGGAACACGAAGTATACGAAAAACGTAAAGCCCTCGGCATCACCCGTACTTATAAAATGGTAGATACCTGCAGCGCTGAGTTTGAAGCTATCACTCCTTACTTCTATTCTGCATTTGATACCGTAAACGAAAGCAAACCGTCCGACAGGAAGAAGGTGATCGTACTGGGTTCCGGTCCTAACCGCATCGGTCAGGGGATTGAATTCGATTACTGCTGTACGCATGGCTTACAGGCTATCCAGGAAGCAGGTTTCGACGCTATCATGGTGAACTGTAACCCCGAAACCGTATCTACCGACTTCGACATGGCGAACAAGCTGTACTTCGAACCGGTATTCTGGGAGCATCTGTGGGAGATCATCGAGCTGGAAAAACCAGAAGGTGTGATCGTACAGCTGGGTGGGCAGACAGCCCTGAAGCTGGCTAAACGCCTGGAAGAAAAAGGGATCAGGATCATCGGTACTTCTTTTGATAACATGGATATCGCTGAAGACCGTGGCCGTTTCTCAGATCTGCTGAAAGAACTGGGGATCCCTTATCCAAACTACGGTACTGCCTATAATACAGATGAAGCAATAGAAGTAGCGAAAGAAGTAGGTTATCCTGTACTGGTTCGTCCTTCTTATGTGTTGGGTGGTCAGCGTATGCGTATCGTGATCAACGAAGAAGAACTGGAATCGTCTGTACTCAGCCTGCTGAAGCACCTGCCGGGCAATAAGATCCTGATCGACCACTTCCTGGATCGTTGCCAGGAGGCGGAGATCGACGGTATCTTTGACGGAGAGAACTTCCACGTAATGGGCGTAATGGAGCATATCGAACCTGCTGGTATCCACAGTGGCGACAGTAATGCGGTATTACCTGCGTTCAACCTGAGCCCACTGGAGGTGACCACTATGGAATATTACGCAGAGAAGATCGCCCGTGCGCTCGATATCCGCGGTCTGATCAATAT from Chitinophaga filiformis carries:
- a CDS encoding helix-turn-helix transcriptional regulator, with amino-acid sequence MSRLIHMGQRLKQVLKQKKIKIVDFADMAGFTNQIAHYHLRKSDMKRSTLEKFCEIIGITPEEFYEWNSVPSSNGEKGSESTVLHHGGRLMELIGERGLNKTRLAKRLGMSRRTMYNLFEKEIFGAEELDRVVRALEMTTNAFLHPGSMEDSRQAENDEMLALREKYYKLLEEHNQLLKSYSSLKEGLESAKKDILQLRKQARSKKG
- a CDS encoding MFS transporter, with the translated sequence MELTIGHSYKRTTRIAVSALFFLTGLCFSSWASRIPAIQEKLHLSEGALGSMLLALPIGSMLSMPVAGVLVSKYGSRQVLMVAGLLYAGILPTLGLTQASWQLFGCLVLFGFCGNMANIAVNTQAVLVEAMYGRSIMASFHGLWSLGGFAGASIGSVMAAMAIVPYQHFLFILVLGIIIVGVAIRYAVTHDAPTGAQKQPLLAWPDKILLTLGVIAFCSMICEGTMFDWSGVYFKKVVGASEKTAGLGYTAFMSTMAAFRFVADWLTVRFGTKRMLQLSGALTAGGLLIAVTLPYFVTAIFGFLLVGAGVSSVVPLVYSAAGRSKPSAPGMALAAVSTIGYLGFLAGPPLIGFVAQATSLRISFTIIALMGMCIAVMSKKVKA
- the carB gene encoding carbamoyl-phosphate synthase large subunit translates to MPKDSSIKSVLIIGSGPIIIGQACEFDYSGSQAARSLREEGIRVVLINSNPATIMTDPMMADKVYLLPLTVESIEQILEEQQIDAVLPTMGGQTALNLCKEVDELGIWQKYNVRLIGVDIKAIDKAEDREQFRQWMIRLGVPVAPARTANSFLEGKEFAQEIGFPLVIRPSFTLGGTGGGFVHSKDELDEALQRGLQASPIHEVLVEKAVLGWKEFELELLRDANDNVVIICTVENLDPMGVHTGDSITVAPAMTLSDTAFQDMRNKAQMMMRDLGNFAGGCNVQFSLNPENEELIAIEINPRVSRSSALASKATGYPIAKIAAKLAIGYTLDELENQITKTTSAFFEPALDYVIVKMPRWNFDKFKGADQTLGLQMKSVGEVMAIGRTFPEALQKACQSLENDALGLGYYGKSAMKSEQLLERLKTPTWDRIFRIKDALMEGVSVKHIHQMTYIDKWFLNQINDIVTMEKQLQEHDLESVPEQLLKDAKKMGFSDMQLVHLFGNCEEHEVYEKRKALGITRTYKMVDTCSAEFEAITPYFYSAFDTVNESKPSDRKKVIVLGSGPNRIGQGIEFDYCCTHGLQAIQEAGFDAIMVNCNPETVSTDFDMANKLYFEPVFWEHLWEIIELEKPEGVIVQLGGQTALKLAKRLEEKGIRIIGTSFDNMDIAEDRGRFSDLLKELGIPYPNYGTAYNTDEAIEVAKEVGYPVLVRPSYVLGGQRMRIVINEEELESSVLSLLKHLPGNKILIDHFLDRCQEAEIDGIFDGENFHVMGVMEHIEPAGIHSGDSNAVLPAFNLSPLEVTTMEYYAEKIARALDIRGLINIQFAIKGGQVYVIEANPRASRTTPFIAKAYQVPYLNIATKIMLGVKKLTDFKIEKKLNGFAIKEPVFSFNKFPGVNKELGPEMKSTGEAIRFIKDLRDPYFRTLYKEKSMYLSNK
- a CDS encoding DeoR/GlpR family DNA-binding transcription regulator — encoded protein: MLKEERFDYILRKLQTDHKVLHTELSNDLQVSEDTVRRDLEVLAQNGLLIKVRGGAIPHSPNPFAFNERILLHEDDKRAIATKALSFLHNGQTIIMDGGTSTYALVKLFPPSLQLTVVTPSIPIAMQLMEHPEVEVILTGGRIFKSSQVTSGLDTIRMLEKLRADICFMGVCSLHTEVGVTGPDMDEAAVKNVMVQSANKVIALVTSDKMGTAEPYKVCNITAMDTIITDEAGLALALPYRQLGINVI
- a CDS encoding 5' nucleotidase, NT5C type, giving the protein MARIAIDMDGVMADTTQQYINWYAERYGVQVDKASLYGQPETSGFPHGKEVIRGFLYEPGFFRTKPVIKDSQEVIKALYDKHEVFIVSAAMEFPNSLPEKLEWLAEFYPFISWQNIVFCGSKTIVQADYMIDDHVKNLQPFKGEALMFTAPHNIHITDFKRVNNWEEVGALLL